From the Pseudomonas putida genome, one window contains:
- a CDS encoding NAD(P)-dependent oxidoreductase: protein MSEHIVLLDDEGLAPSTRLKRPDCEHTWQQFAYTHPEQMLEHLKDATIAFTCSVPLREEHLRQLPRLKMISLALTGRDIVDVDYCNAHGIEVASVPGYAANTVAEHTLAMILELFRRPAAFTRLMRQVHAGEAEYKNIYFDHRIRDVRGKQLAIIGSGPIAVRLAELARAFGMQVLFEDRGGKRRGADCRPLAELLRSCDVLSINCPLTPETHNLIDADRLALMKPDAIVVNTGRGGVVNEAALIDALRNGRLGGVALDVVEVEPLHPSNPLFQLIDRDDFLLNPHIAWSSEDAMQQLMDSAVDNISEFVARHNSAKRIRSA, encoded by the coding sequence ATGAGCGAACATATCGTACTGCTCGACGACGAGGGCCTGGCGCCCTCCACCCGGCTCAAGCGCCCGGACTGCGAACACACCTGGCAGCAGTTTGCCTACACCCACCCGGAGCAGATGCTGGAACACCTGAAGGATGCCACCATCGCCTTCACCTGCAGCGTGCCACTGCGTGAAGAGCACCTGCGCCAGCTGCCCAGGTTGAAAATGATCTCGCTGGCCCTGACCGGCCGCGACATCGTCGATGTCGACTACTGCAATGCCCATGGCATCGAAGTGGCCAGCGTGCCGGGCTACGCCGCCAACACCGTGGCCGAACACACCCTGGCGATGATCCTCGAACTGTTCCGCCGCCCGGCCGCATTCACCCGGCTGATGCGCCAGGTGCATGCCGGCGAGGCCGAGTACAAGAACATCTACTTCGACCACCGCATCCGCGATGTGCGCGGCAAGCAGCTGGCGATCATCGGCAGCGGCCCGATTGCCGTGCGCCTGGCCGAGCTGGCGCGGGCCTTCGGCATGCAGGTGCTGTTCGAGGACCGTGGTGGCAAGCGCCGTGGTGCCGACTGCCGACCGTTGGCCGAACTGCTGCGCAGCTGCGACGTGCTGTCGATCAACTGCCCGTTGACGCCGGAAACCCACAACCTGATCGACGCCGACCGCCTGGCGCTGATGAAGCCGGATGCCATCGTGGTCAACACTGGCCGTGGTGGCGTGGTCAACGAGGCCGCGTTGATTGATGCCTTGCGCAACGGACGCCTGGGTGGCGTGGCGCTGGACGTGGTGGAAGTCGAGCCGCTGCACCCGAGCAACCCGCTGTTCCAGCTGATCGACCGCGACGACTTCCTGCTGAACCCGCACATCGCCTGGAGCAGCGAGGACGCCATGCAGCAACTGATGGACAGCGCCGTGGACAACATCAGCGAGTTCGTCGCCCGCCATAATTCCGCCAAAAGGATCCGTAGCGCATGA
- a CDS encoding NAD(P)/FAD-dependent oxidoreductase: MYRGFWYAQALDLDSDLAPALQDSIQADVCIVGGGFLGLWSAIRLKQAHPEKTIVIVERDRCGSGASGRNGGIATNWWGKYLSVRTICGDVEARRICEAAESAIDEIGSFCQEHGIDAQYRKDGWLWTATNQRQMNSWRVLTDGLQKLDVNPFQDLDRETIRGRVGSPLVLGGIFDPNAATVQPAMLARGLRRVALKLGVKIFEKSPFTHLVRGKHPVVHTAKGHVKANHVVLALNAWGAQFPELRRMIAIMSSDMVATAPVKAKLDAIGFSRGECMTDSRTVLNYWRNTPDGRVVFGKPLGQFAYAGRIGNLYEKPSPAADRVAAELRRLYPQLEDVPVVSSWTGPIDRAMKGLPNFGYLDHHQTVSYGIGFSGNGVATTVFASRIIKSLATHANDEWANCGLVNQKMKLLPPEPFRFFGAHMVRDALVRKESLEDHDQDAGFVTRQLVSMAPAGYVPAQKK; this comes from the coding sequence ATGTACCGCGGATTCTGGTATGCCCAGGCACTCGACCTGGACAGCGACCTGGCCCCTGCCCTGCAGGACTCGATTCAAGCCGACGTGTGTATCGTCGGCGGTGGCTTCCTTGGCCTGTGGTCGGCCATCCGCCTGAAACAGGCACATCCCGAAAAGACCATCGTCATCGTCGAACGCGACCGCTGCGGTTCCGGCGCCAGCGGCCGCAATGGCGGCATCGCCACCAACTGGTGGGGCAAGTACCTGTCGGTGCGCACCATCTGCGGCGACGTCGAGGCGCGGCGCATCTGCGAGGCGGCGGAGTCGGCGATCGACGAGATCGGCAGCTTCTGCCAGGAGCACGGTATCGATGCCCAGTACCGCAAGGATGGCTGGCTGTGGACCGCGACCAACCAGCGGCAGATGAACTCCTGGCGGGTGCTCACCGACGGGCTGCAGAAGCTCGACGTCAACCCGTTCCAGGACCTGGACCGCGAAACCATTCGCGGCCGCGTCGGCTCGCCGCTGGTGCTCGGCGGCATCTTCGACCCCAACGCCGCCACCGTGCAGCCGGCCATGCTCGCCCGTGGCCTGCGCCGGGTGGCGCTGAAGCTGGGAGTGAAGATTTTCGAGAAGTCGCCGTTCACCCATTTGGTACGTGGCAAGCACCCCGTCGTGCACACCGCCAAAGGCCACGTGAAGGCCAACCACGTGGTACTGGCGCTCAATGCCTGGGGCGCGCAGTTCCCGGAATTGCGCCGGATGATCGCGATCATGTCCAGCGACATGGTGGCCACCGCGCCGGTCAAGGCCAAGCTCGATGCCATCGGTTTCAGCCGTGGCGAGTGCATGACCGACTCGCGCACCGTGCTCAACTACTGGCGCAACACCCCGGATGGCCGTGTGGTGTTCGGCAAGCCACTGGGCCAGTTCGCCTATGCAGGACGCATCGGCAACCTCTATGAAAAGCCTTCGCCGGCTGCCGACAGGGTCGCCGCCGAACTGCGCCGCCTGTACCCGCAGCTGGAGGACGTGCCGGTGGTCAGCAGCTGGACCGGCCCGATCGACCGGGCCATGAAGGGCCTGCCCAACTTCGGTTACCTCGACCATCACCAGACGGTGAGCTACGGCATCGGCTTCTCGGGCAACGGCGTGGCTACCACCGTGTTCGCCAGTCGCATCATCAAGTCGCTGGCCACCCACGCCAATGACGAGTGGGCCAACTGCGGCCTGGTCAACCAGAAGATGAAGCTGCTGCCGCCAGAGCCGTTCCGCTTCTTCGGCGCGCACATGGTGCGCGATGCGCTGGTGCGCAAGGAGTCGCTGGAAGACCACGACCAGGACGCCGGTTTCGTTACCCGCCAGCTGGTCAGCATGGCCCCGGCCGGCTACGTGCCGGCGCAAAAAAAATAA
- a CDS encoding GlxA family transcriptional regulator, which translates to MVAQLQEEQQLQPPAQIKPELRVGFVLLNQFTLVPVAGLVDSLRFAADKSFRSQQVYCQWDWMTLDDQPIAASCGMPISPTKPLNLFAQYDYIVVAGGLLGETRNPPDWLLDALRDVHAANIPIIALCSASFVLGKAGLLDGRRCAVHFTLRDEFRERFPLSTMVIDKSYVDDRGIITCPGGTAIDLAANLIRRHCGAVRAQKGLEYLLVDERAEEESDKAASECVYQNDRVQRAIAFMRANLDASMTLKAVAEAVGTHPRQLHREFVANTQEAPANYWRKLRLDHARRLLVNTSQNITTIALACGFSDASHFILWFRKQYGETPYSFRKRRHEVERFDWHGDKVGLDPEL; encoded by the coding sequence ATGGTTGCGCAACTACAAGAAGAACAACAACTACAACCCCCGGCACAGATCAAACCCGAACTGCGCGTCGGCTTCGTGCTGCTCAACCAGTTCACCCTGGTGCCCGTCGCCGGCCTGGTGGATTCGCTGCGCTTCGCCGCCGACAAGTCGTTCCGCAGCCAGCAAGTGTATTGCCAGTGGGACTGGATGACCCTCGACGACCAGCCGATCGCCGCCAGTTGCGGCATGCCGATTTCGCCGACCAAACCCCTCAACCTGTTCGCCCAATACGACTACATCGTGGTCGCCGGCGGCCTGCTCGGCGAGACCCGCAATCCGCCAGACTGGCTACTGGATGCCTTGCGCGACGTGCATGCGGCCAACATCCCGATCATCGCCCTGTGCTCGGCTTCGTTCGTGCTGGGCAAGGCCGGGCTGCTCGACGGTCGCCGGTGCGCGGTGCACTTCACCCTGCGCGACGAGTTCCGCGAGCGCTTCCCGCTGTCGACCATGGTGATCGACAAGAGCTACGTCGATGACCGCGGCATCATCACTTGCCCGGGTGGCACCGCCATCGACCTCGCCGCCAACCTGATCCGCCGCCACTGCGGCGCGGTGCGGGCGCAGAAGGGCCTGGAATACCTGCTGGTGGATGAGCGGGCGGAGGAGGAAAGCGACAAGGCTGCCAGCGAATGCGTGTACCAGAACGACCGGGTGCAGCGGGCAATTGCCTTCATGCGTGCCAACCTCGATGCGTCGATGACGCTCAAGGCGGTGGCCGAGGCGGTAGGCACCCACCCGCGGCAGCTGCACCGCGAGTTCGTTGCCAACACCCAGGAGGCGCCGGCCAACTACTGGCGCAAGTTGCGCCTGGACCACGCGCGGCGCCTGCTGGTGAACACCAGCCAGAACATCACCACCATCGCCTTGGCCTGCGGGTTTTCCGATGCCTCGCACTTCATCCTGTGGTTCCGCAAGCAGTATGGCGAGACACCGTACAGTTTCCGCAAGCGCCGGCATGAGGTGGAGCGGTTTGACTGGCACGGTGACAAGGTGGGGTTGGACCCGGAGTTGTAG
- a CDS encoding Ig-like domain-containing protein has translation MAKRRSTKAVSLFERLLGTEPGIKLNLEAVPLSDDLLTGLQRMRPTALMAQFPSLTHAQAKQLKARLDVTTAAMMRAFREKRLSDGGRRSAEELKGPLAQSTGPTFENQFDPTWGNNADPQAVDASMSPAAYLIDLLLFIEQHLEPEAVAERALTLRNRRPDVFKLMLDAQTMNQEVTQVEVVIRALQHLIETQRQQTPQDLTQVEDRLLEVRYPPRLFPYEAYWQQIRTVLAHNKVHLSEVSRLSDIQAPYFIRPGAHSSHSDDALLQDSAMGPLLRKLLLEPPYFQEGTAVQFTRLTAELQALTTRGEGQAGLSDAEAEADFFQHNFGVQGYPDLQNVVIFCQALQVDQAGMQRLFALAEHTPLRSANVPEATVKWASASLAGARFINSGGTDPVAVGNQDGDEKQHEFLFLTAARCDRVNRLVRVANALGLEYADADRLLCAAIDGETHTVIERSRGRLSSADRPMVITSDTLRSLGLFQFLRERFALVDTPERLARYTDDFSVLLADMSIYGTSKAPSQFDQVFNSNSPNVLWLDQEPLSLTDNDEKSKRFIDLLCSGLGINMETFRPLARVIMQAQGSLTRSLPVVSAFFRLVWLARLLAITPVELLSLLEVLNPEGLYALRLAGKPQVATYRSDTTQTDVINVVHALATSVLWCREQEIPIAWLVRQLLPHERSDVASMEVRTLLTELASKLQPFRAFNALLEESGVTPLNRGNWQSYLLQIVDGDGLITDSGNPEEDFDPALYEDFARREIVAVIEQLQPQEPDRTAVSKVRAAEEPELPALTDDEAERLASLILGVVLRVRSQQWGAVQEQLAQLLELESSMVIPVIYWAESNVHKWMQSAIGFDPQQLDSIQLKAILPLERQMQRRAEVVRQFALSPALFSSLLVRTQRQRFSIQTPELTLPTLYYLERYTRLLRMARQSEAQLLGYFSLVEALGEMSDNERRLVKDAAAEKVANLLGCGIREVLDVAKLVSADGIIRNLAQFCALLDTRELCKKTGLSAASLMKLSQLGPGSDTSAYRATAEEMLSSLRHTVEAPRDDEELRQSLSTRCIASSLRLIAKAADEDQYEEHEKRSILTLTLLDMDNQPVPGIRVNWSTDQGDLLDRFSYTDEQGRANVTLQAGDAQGVANVKASYLLDSEAYAPPVVIDCDDLTFDLWRLGNKPEEPWLPAGNQGTYTLKFQLRDQLGNLGGDRLVSWSTSIGHLVDSDGNSTTDRDGISTMKVRSMEAGEGRVLVWFGNLPPVVGSIGFANRPFISALKLTSAAVAGQPISVTAWVFGLDGKPAANQPLLWNCEEAVEDQADEQTDEKGMAHATFKDAGTGLMRVTALLTTEGQDYVSKELEFKVLADADQYVTHQSWDWPMADGVMAAEFEVTICSSEGEPVARYPVTWKVQEDDTLSQVVVTGEEGVSRFALKSKEPKTFNVVASWAGNTHPFEAVQFMPALAVDIEFDGKRVEETIEIVQPSSGRTQHTLTYHLTDHPLLNMPVHLRYFGRHSAYSLGLSVDPALGKEQSFDGGKVQWTINCESTALIQPGNGEFRLMYEHAVDGIQTPVKVHPPR, from the coding sequence ATGGCAAAACGCAGATCGACCAAAGCTGTATCGCTGTTCGAAAGGCTGCTCGGTACCGAGCCCGGGATCAAGCTCAATCTCGAAGCGGTGCCGCTGTCCGACGATTTGCTGACCGGCCTGCAGCGCATGCGCCCAACTGCGCTGATGGCGCAGTTCCCGTCCCTGACCCACGCGCAAGCGAAGCAGCTCAAGGCGCGCCTGGATGTCACCACTGCAGCCATGATGCGGGCGTTCCGCGAGAAGCGCCTGAGCGACGGCGGCAGGCGTTCAGCGGAGGAACTCAAAGGCCCCCTCGCACAGTCGACCGGGCCTACATTTGAAAACCAGTTTGACCCGACCTGGGGCAACAACGCTGATCCCCAGGCGGTAGACGCCTCCATGTCCCCCGCCGCCTACCTGATCGACTTGCTCCTGTTCATCGAGCAACATCTGGAGCCCGAGGCCGTTGCCGAGCGCGCGCTGACCCTGCGAAATCGCCGGCCAGATGTGTTCAAGCTCATGCTCGATGCGCAAACCATGAACCAGGAGGTCACTCAGGTCGAGGTTGTTATCCGGGCGTTGCAGCACTTGATCGAAACGCAGCGCCAGCAAACACCGCAAGACCTTACGCAAGTCGAAGACAGACTGCTTGAAGTTCGCTATCCACCCCGGTTGTTTCCCTACGAAGCCTACTGGCAGCAAATCCGTACCGTACTGGCACACAACAAGGTGCACCTGAGCGAAGTCTCACGCCTCAGTGACATCCAGGCCCCGTACTTCATCCGCCCAGGCGCCCATTCATCGCACTCTGACGATGCCCTGCTGCAAGACTCTGCAATGGGGCCGCTGCTGCGCAAGCTTCTGCTTGAGCCGCCGTATTTCCAAGAAGGCACAGCGGTTCAATTTACTCGGCTGACAGCTGAGCTGCAGGCCCTGACGACGCGTGGGGAAGGGCAGGCTGGCCTGAGTGATGCCGAGGCTGAAGCAGATTTCTTTCAGCACAATTTTGGTGTCCAGGGGTACCCGGACCTGCAGAACGTGGTCATTTTCTGCCAGGCATTGCAAGTCGACCAGGCAGGCATGCAGCGGTTGTTTGCCTTGGCTGAGCATACGCCGCTGCGCTCTGCCAATGTGCCGGAGGCCACGGTGAAATGGGCCAGCGCCAGCCTGGCCGGTGCTCGTTTCATCAACAGTGGTGGCACTGATCCGGTTGCGGTCGGCAATCAGGACGGGGATGAGAAACAGCACGAGTTCCTCTTCCTCACGGCTGCCCGGTGCGACCGGGTCAACCGCCTGGTGCGTGTGGCCAATGCCCTTGGCCTGGAATACGCGGACGCTGACCGGCTGCTCTGCGCCGCCATCGACGGCGAGACGCATACCGTGATCGAACGCAGCCGAGGGCGCCTGAGCAGTGCCGACAGGCCGATGGTGATCACGTCCGATACGCTGAGGAGCCTGGGGCTGTTCCAGTTTCTGCGCGAGCGTTTTGCGCTGGTGGACACGCCGGAGCGCCTGGCCCGTTATACCGACGACTTTTCCGTTCTGCTTGCTGACATGTCCATCTATGGTACCAGCAAGGCACCCAGCCAGTTCGATCAGGTGTTCAACAGCAACAGCCCCAACGTTCTGTGGCTGGATCAAGAGCCACTCAGCCTGACCGATAACGATGAAAAAAGTAAACGTTTCATCGACCTGTTGTGCAGTGGCCTGGGCATCAACATGGAAACCTTCCGGCCCCTGGCGCGCGTGATCATGCAGGCCCAGGGAAGCCTGACGCGTTCGCTGCCGGTGGTTTCGGCTTTCTTCCGGCTGGTATGGCTGGCCCGCCTGCTGGCGATCACCCCCGTAGAGCTGCTGTCGCTGCTGGAAGTGCTCAACCCGGAAGGCCTGTACGCGCTGCGCTTGGCTGGCAAACCGCAGGTTGCGACGTACCGCAGCGATACCACACAGACCGATGTGATCAACGTCGTTCATGCCCTCGCGACGAGCGTGCTGTGGTGTCGGGAGCAGGAAATTCCGATCGCCTGGCTGGTGCGGCAATTACTGCCCCACGAGCGTTCGGATGTAGCCTCCATGGAAGTCAGGACCCTGCTGACCGAGCTGGCGAGCAAGCTGCAGCCCTTCCGGGCGTTCAACGCCCTGCTCGAGGAATCCGGAGTGACCCCGCTCAACAGGGGCAACTGGCAAAGCTATCTGCTGCAGATCGTTGACGGTGACGGTTTGATCACTGACAGCGGTAACCCGGAAGAGGACTTCGACCCTGCGCTGTATGAAGACTTTGCCAGGCGGGAAATCGTGGCAGTGATCGAGCAGTTGCAGCCGCAGGAACCGGACCGTACTGCGGTATCGAAGGTCCGTGCAGCCGAGGAGCCTGAACTGCCTGCATTGACCGACGATGAAGCCGAGCGCTTGGCCAGTCTGATTCTTGGGGTGGTACTGCGTGTGCGCTCGCAACAGTGGGGGGCGGTGCAGGAGCAACTGGCGCAGCTGCTCGAACTTGAGTCCAGCATGGTCATCCCGGTGATCTACTGGGCCGAGTCCAATGTGCATAAGTGGATGCAAAGCGCCATCGGCTTCGACCCGCAACAATTGGACTCGATACAGCTCAAGGCCATCCTGCCGCTGGAGCGGCAAATGCAGCGCCGCGCCGAAGTGGTCAGGCAGTTTGCACTGAGCCCGGCGTTATTCTCCAGCCTGTTGGTACGCACCCAGCGCCAGCGCTTCAGTATCCAGACCCCTGAACTGACCTTACCGACGCTGTACTACCTGGAGCGCTACACGCGCCTGCTGCGTATGGCCAGGCAGTCGGAAGCACAATTGCTCGGCTACTTCTCGTTGGTCGAAGCCTTGGGTGAGATGAGCGACAACGAACGCCGACTGGTCAAGGATGCTGCCGCCGAGAAGGTTGCCAATCTTCTCGGGTGCGGCATTCGCGAAGTACTGGATGTGGCGAAACTGGTGTCGGCCGACGGCATCATCCGCAACCTGGCCCAATTCTGTGCGCTGCTCGATACCCGGGAATTGTGCAAGAAGACCGGCTTGAGCGCAGCCTCGCTGATGAAGCTCAGCCAGCTTGGCCCTGGCTCCGATACCAGTGCCTATCGGGCGACGGCGGAAGAAATGCTCAGCAGCCTCAGGCATACGGTCGAAGCGCCCAGGGACGATGAGGAACTGCGTCAGAGTTTGTCCACACGCTGCATCGCCAGTTCTCTGCGGCTGATTGCCAAGGCAGCTGATGAAGACCAGTACGAGGAGCATGAAAAGCGCTCGATTCTGACGCTGACCTTGCTGGACATGGACAACCAGCCCGTGCCGGGCATCCGGGTGAACTGGTCCACCGATCAGGGCGATTTGCTGGATCGCTTCAGTTACACCGATGAACAGGGGCGAGCCAACGTGACCTTGCAGGCGGGAGACGCGCAGGGCGTGGCGAATGTCAAAGCCAGTTATCTGCTCGACAGTGAGGCCTACGCCCCACCGGTAGTGATCGATTGCGATGACTTGACGTTCGACCTTTGGCGGCTGGGTAACAAGCCCGAAGAGCCCTGGCTTCCAGCGGGCAACCAGGGAACCTACACCCTGAAGTTTCAACTCAGGGATCAGCTTGGAAACCTGGGGGGCGATCGTCTTGTGTCCTGGTCTACCAGTATTGGCCACCTCGTCGACAGCGATGGCAACAGCACGACCGATCGTGACGGCATCAGCACCATGAAGGTGCGGAGCATGGAGGCGGGCGAGGGACGCGTGTTGGTCTGGTTCGGCAATTTGCCCCCGGTTGTCGGCAGTATTGGTTTCGCCAACAGACCCTTCATCAGCGCATTGAAGCTCACTTCTGCGGCAGTGGCCGGCCAGCCCATCAGCGTCACCGCCTGGGTATTCGGCCTGGACGGCAAGCCGGCCGCCAACCAGCCGCTGCTCTGGAATTGCGAGGAGGCCGTGGAGGACCAGGCGGATGAACAGACTGATGAAAAGGGCATGGCCCATGCCACCTTCAAGGATGCCGGCACTGGTCTCATGCGGGTCACTGCTCTGCTGACCACCGAAGGCCAGGACTATGTCAGCAAGGAACTGGAGTTCAAGGTGTTGGCCGATGCCGATCAGTACGTAACCCACCAGTCCTGGGACTGGCCAATGGCTGACGGCGTCATGGCTGCGGAGTTCGAAGTGACAATCTGCAGTTCCGAAGGAGAGCCGGTGGCGCGTTATCCGGTGACCTGGAAAGTGCAGGAGGACGACACCTTGTCCCAAGTCGTGGTGACGGGGGAAGAGGGTGTCAGCCGTTTCGCGCTCAAGAGCAAGGAGCCGAAAACCTTCAACGTGGTTGCCAGCTGGGCGGGTAATACACATCCGTTCGAGGCCGTCCAGTTCATGCCGGCACTGGCAGTTGATATCGAATTCGATGGCAAGCGCGTGGAGGAAACCATCGAGATTGTTCAGCCGTCGTCAGGGAGAACCCAACATACCCTGACCTATCACCTGACAGACCATCCACTCCTGAACATGCCGGTGCACCTGCGCTATTTCGGTCGCCATTCGGCCTATTCGCTGGGGCTGTCAGTCGACCCTGCACTCGGGAAGGAGCAATCCTTTGACGGTGGCAAGGTGCAATGGACCATCAATTGCGAATCCACGGCGCTGATCCAGCCCGGCAATGGTGAGTTCAGGCTGATGTACGAACACGCCGTTGACGGTATCCAGACTCCGGTCAAGGTTCATCCACCCCGTTAA